The genomic interval GACTATGCCCACAATACCCATAGCATACGCAATTCCTTCAAAGTTCCATCCAGGCATATGCTCCTCCATTTCCTGCATCATACCCCTCCAGCCCATAGGCCACCACCAACTCCACCAAAGGCACATAATAGCGCTGCCTAAAACTATGAAAATGCCAGAAAGCAATGAAAGAAGGATAGCTGCCGTAGGCTTTTGATATGAACTCATCAGACTTTAACAGCGTATGTTTAGGATGAACGATATTTAAAATTTCACCTCTTAATCCCAACTACCATATGCAAACTGGCATATCTCTCATCATTTGTGTCGAAAACGCGTTGTCCTTTAATGCCTAGAGCGTTCTCTTCTTTTATGACCATGTAGAATCGCGAAATATAAGCTCGAATCTCTCGGGTTTGTATGCTTAATTCTTCTGAAGTATTACTGTTGAGTTTCATGATCTTTAAAAATTCCGAGAATTTAAACCCTGACCTATACACGGTATGATAGCTTGGGATGCGTGGCTTACCTCGTTTAATTTTCTCACTCCAGATTTCTTTAAGGTTCTACTCAGGTGAAAAGCAAAGAGCAAAAGATACCCAGAAATGAGAGAATCATAAAACTTTCAGCAGCTCTTCTCTAACTGCATTGTCTTAAAGACGATGCTGATATTACGCTATCTTTTGTGGATCCAAACCCTGTGTCCTTTATTTATTTCTGTCTCGCAGTCTCTTTTGAACTGCTTCGCTTGTTAACTCTCGAATCGCGTCGGAAGCGATCCACTGTGCACTTCTTGAATCCATTTTTTGAATCTCTTTTGCCGTTTCAATTGCCTTCTTGTTCAGATCTGGGTTTCGTTTTCCGATATTTCTTAACGCCCAGTTGACTGCTTTTTTGACATAATTTCTATCATCATTAGCCCCCTGTTTTATCACGGGCAGAAAGACCAAAAACTTCTCGTCTGGTGATTCCTTGTCATACCATGCTAGACACGCTATCAATACAAAACCTGCGCGCTTTTCAAATTCTTTTTCACGCTTTGTCCATTCTATTGCCTTCTCCCATGCCATTGATGTCTTACTAAACAGGTTCATACAACACTGATCGCATACGTCCCACGAGTTGAAATCCTTTATCCACAAATCCATTTGTTTTTCTGTCACTTGAATCGGATCGTCGATCATGCTCGCAAGTATACGCGCTTCATGAACACCTGAAAACCAAAGCTGTTGAGCGAGAGAGTGATCCTTTTCAATTTCTTTTGCTATTCTCCTTAGGTTTGGAATAGAAACTCCATAAGTATTCTCTGGATTAATACCAAACCGCGCCATGCCCTCTACTGCCTTGGGATTAGATAATTCCCTTAGTTTCCTAAGGATGTCCTCATATTGCATTTTTACCTTGTTATGTTCTTTCTCTTACTGGTTGCCGCAATATCGTCTTCATTTTTTCTTCAGACACTCGTTTTGGATCAGAGAGATAGATTTCGTGGTGGAGACCATTTTCGACGAGATTATTCTTTTCCATCAATTTTCTCATCTTTGACAGCGATTCAGGTTCAGTTGAATAAGGACCGACATGCATAATTTGAACACATTTACCCTCGGCTATTCTCTCAAACCTGATTTCCTCGACCAGTTCTATACATTTCTTCTTGATAATCTCTGCCTTGGCTTTCTCAACAATCTCCGAAGTTACAAATTTTGGCATACGAATGAGAAGTTTCCATCGCCACTCCTCACGAGGAACTTCCAACGCGGGCTTATCAGATTCAACCCACCAAAGACCCTCAAGTTTTGGAACCCCAGAATCATTACCTTGTTTTTTGCAAAGATTCTTTACACCATAAGCGATGGGATATAGCGCCTCTATTTTGGCTGTAAATTCTTTGCTGCCAGGAGCACCTTTGCCTTCTATTGTCAAAAATTTAGCTTCATCAAATTCAACAACTTCCGGCCTTGTCTTTGCCGCATAATATGTTTTGTATTCCTTTGTGAGGTCAAATTTTGTTGTTGCCACAGTTTTAATACCCCTTTCTAAATAGAATCGGTAATCTACATAAATTTTCCTAAAAGGTTGGCTGGCAACATCTAAGAACCAATGTTTAAACCTAACCCCCCGCACTTTAGAAGAGCAGTTTAAAGACGAAAACGTATATGCTAAGCGTGTTTGATTTGGACGTTCAAGGTATCCTGTCGCTGTTCTAATGTGTGGTTTAATATCTAAGCCTATACTATTATCGTTGCCTGTTTTTGCCTAAAAAACGACTTTCGGGGTATCTGGATTGAATAAAAGATGTATCACGGAGATAGTGATAGGTGCAATTATAATCGTTACTGGCTTAGCCCTCGAGTTGTGGTCCGCACAGCTATACTGGATCCAGACCTACCCACCTCCCCTCGGCAAACAGGTACTTGACATCTTACCCCCAGCTACCTGGCTGATTGGAGGACTATTGATAGCCGATGGTCTCTGGTGTATCTTAACCTCCAAGAGAGCTGTGAAGTTAAAGTTTACCCGATCCCTACTCTTGAGTGTAGTTTTAACACTCTGCAGCCTGATGTATAGTGAAGAGGTTATGTGGCCTGACTTCTACCACATAAACTACGGCTTTCCACTCGCCTGGCTAATTAGAACCCTGAGCACTATTGCAGGCCCAACTGACTATTTTAGAATCAATTTTCCAGCACTCTCAGTAGACATGATCTCCTGGTTCACAGTTGCTCTGGTAGCATTCTGGTTTTGGAGCAAACTGAGGAAGAACTATAAAGCATAATTGAGGTATGGGTCAACCCATTGCGACCAGAACTGGGCAGGATTTTTTACTGGAACTGGATTATCTTTAAAACCTTCCACTGGCGAAGGATTGACTCCAAGCGGTAGGCTGAACAGCTCATGGTTATAGAAGATTACCCCTTCACTCATCTGGTGGTCTAGGTTACTGATCAACAGCCCTCTAATGGCGTCATACTCTTGAAGCCTGCTCAGTAGCTGTATCAGAAAAGGCGTATCCCTAGGCCAGACCACTGCACCATGGTATTGTTGATCATCTAGGTAAATCTTATCTTCACAATTCTTCACCATAACGCCAAACGGCAAAACCTCATTGACATATTTATCCAACCAAACAGTTCTACGATATATAAGTAAACAGTCCTTTACAGTCCTCCAGACCATCTCCAATTTATCCTGTGGAAACAAATGCTGGAGAATAGTGGCGGCTACCATCCCCGGAGATCCCTCAGTCTCATCACGTCTAGATAGGTCACGGGATACAACATTATACATGAAATTTTTTCTTCCATTCCAAAAGACTTTAAGGTAACCATTTTTCGCAGGTTCGAGAATGCCTTTAACATCCTCAATGATCGTCGAGTTATGCAGCCCTGAAAATTTAGCCAAGTTTTCTATTAATTCGAGTACGTGAATCCATAGGGCGTTCACCTCTGGGAGACAAAATCTTGGAGTGTTAAAGAGACGATAGACTTCCTCAGGATTAGATGAGTCAAGTTCTTCCAGTTGCCACATTCTCGGTATTCTCGCCGGTAAGGCTTCAACTTTACAGTTGCCCTTCACGACAGCTATTCTCGAATCTGTCCACGAGTGCCAAGGCACACACGCCAGTAACCCATCTTCATGAATCACTGGCGAGCCGTTAACCGTATCAGTAGACGACTTTTTCCATGCTTGTAGAGTTCTCCCAAAGAGTTCTAGAACTTTGAGGGCAAAATAGGTGTCTCCTGTCTTTCTAGCATACTTACAGGCTAGTGAGAAGAATAGTAGAGTTGAATCTACGCTATCATAGGAGGGATTCTCCGAGGCTCTGGTTGGGAGGCTGTTAGGTATCCTACCAGTGTGCTCGTCGAAATACTCTACACCCAATAGAAGAGAATCCCTGACGAGTTTTAGCCTTCTATCGAGCAGTTCGAGAGTTTTCATGTTTTGAAGCAGGTTTAGGTATACATCACGGAACCAAACAGCCCTAAACCACCAAGCGCCGGCCTCAGGTACAGAAAGTTTGATCTTCTTTTGTGGAAGTAAGACTCTCGTTTTAAACC from Candidatus Bathyarchaeia archaeon carries:
- a CDS encoding DNA alkylation repair protein, producing the protein MQYEDILRKLRELSNPKAVEGMARFGINPENTYGVSIPNLRRIAKEIEKDHSLAQQLWFSGVHEARILASMIDDPIQVTEKQMDLWIKDFNSWDVCDQCCMNLFSKTSMAWEKAIEWTKREKEFEKRAGFVLIACLAWYDKESPDEKFLVFLPVIKQGANDDRNYVKKAVNWALRNIGKRNPDLNKKAIETAKEIQKMDSRSAQWIASDAIRELTSEAVQKRLRDRNK
- a CDS encoding GyrI-like domain-containing protein, which encodes MATTKFDLTKEYKTYYAAKTRPEVVEFDEAKFLTIEGKGAPGSKEFTAKIEALYPIAYGVKNLCKKQGNDSGVPKLEGLWWVESDKPALEVPREEWRWKLLIRMPKFVTSEIVEKAKAEIIKKKCIELVEEIRFERIAEGKCVQIMHVGPYSTEPESLSKMRKLMEKNNLVENGLHHEIYLSDPKRVSEEKMKTILRQPVRERT
- a CDS encoding amylo-alpha-1,6-glucosidase yields the protein MVVYKLPSMITDSKLSTPVFTYETDENPDWHFARAHRFLLRSEVAELGLSAYSVTIKIGTESGELFLTSPNRDYPYEGFLALTQGEYWKFIDCLAFSILSGSRVLPIQPVRVIATTGLLNYHYAITSSSGQIGSLNVIYWLNRSNACLNLAFQAELPKLSSDFILAVAPLVDIRHMYSGSEPGKHRVKVKAEKREVYVEKDMHALKIYTPNEVTCVKELKKRHDWFYKLDDGFRVMTPQGVKFRGEHRELFIPALFYIGYPKDGEIIFHVAAEDLEDKIIPQTFGETLRMEMENSSTLNRVFPLKNIGDPQIRNSILARIDAFLRFKTRVLLPQKKIKLSVPEAGAWWFRAVWFRDVYLNLLQNMKTLELLDRRLKLVRDSLLLGVEYFDEHTGRIPNSLPTRASENPSYDSVDSTLLFFSLACKYARKTGDTYFALKVLELFGRTLQAWKKSSTDTVNGSPVIHEDGLLACVPWHSWTDSRIAVVKGNCKVEALPARIPRMWQLEELDSSNPEEVYRLFNTPRFCLPEVNALWIHVLELIENLAKFSGLHNSTIIEDVKGILEPAKNGYLKVFWNGRKNFMYNVVSRDLSRRDETEGSPGMVAATILQHLFPQDKLEMVWRTVKDCLLIYRRTVWLDKYVNEVLPFGVMVKNCEDKIYLDDQQYHGAVVWPRDTPFLIQLLSRLQEYDAIRGLLISNLDHQMSEGVIFYNHELFSLPLGVNPSPVEGFKDNPVPVKNPAQFWSQWVDPYLNYAL